In Gemmatimonadaceae bacterium, the DNA window CCTCTAAGGCAAGTTGAGTTGGAGGCGCATCGAGAACGGCGCGACCGGAGGACGGCTGTAAGGGGACGGCTCTAGAGCCGCCCTCTACGCCCCTGTCTCAGCGTTTCGTTTGCCCCGCTCCTTCACCTGCCTTCGGAAGCGTCAGCGCCACAAGGGCTGTCTTGTCGCCTGCCCCAGTCGCGAACACGATGTACTGCCTCCCCTGATGCATGAAGGTCATCGGGACCGCGGTCGTCTTCCCGGGAATCTGCACCTGTCCGACATCCTTGCCCGTCGCTTTGTCGACGGCGTAGAGATGATACGGCGGACGCGGGGGGCCGCCGCTGCGGCCGGTTCCGTAGATCACGAGCGTTTTCGTTGTGATGATCTGAGCTTGTCCGCGTCCCGGCTGGGACGGCAGCGTCACGCCTGCGAATAACGGATCGTTCGAGGTCACCGGCGTCGTTACGCCGTTCGGAATCCACCAGATCTTATCGCCGGTGTTCATGTCGTACGCGGTGACGCCGCCGAATTGCTTTGGTTTGAGGATCGAGACGCCACCGATCGTCGAGCCGGCGGCGCGTGCCTCGAAGCCGAGTCCGCGCTGCGCACCCGCTTGCGCGACGTAGCCGGCGGGCGCTGGCAACGCGCCTAACAAGCCGCAGCTGTCGTGCGGTGAGCTGTAGCGAAATTCCGAACACGGATCCTTCTGGACCTGGATCGTGCTCAGGCCGCTCTGGCTGCCGACGTAGATGCGCCCCGTCTCCGGATCGGCCGCCGTTCCGCCGTCGATGTTCACGCCGCCCGACGCGCCCGGGGCGTACCATGCGCATTTGTATCTGCTCGGCCCTGAGCCGTCAGCCAGGGCGGCGGGAAGGAAGTACGGCCCCATGCGGCAGCGTTTAGCAAGCTTTAATGCCGAGTCCTTGATCGCCGGTGTGTAGTCGATGAGATCGGACTCGACCAGGCCCTGTTGCGAGTACGGCTCGGGTCGAGAGGGAATCGGCTGCGTCTTCGACGTTTGCTCGCCCGGGACCTCGCTCTGGGTCACCGGTGTCTCCACCATCGGCCAGATCGGCTCGCCCGTCACACGGTCGAGCGTGTAGACGAAACCCTGCTTCGTCGTCGCCGCGAGAACCTTCCGCGGACGGCCGTCGACGGTCACGTCGAGTAGGTTCGGCGCCATCGGGACGTCGTAGTCCCAGATATCGTGATGCACAAACTGATAATGCCAGCGGCGCTTCCCCGTCTTGACGTCGATCGCGACGACGCTCGAGCTGTAGAGATTGTTGCCCGGTCGATGGCCGCCATACTCGTCGATGAGCGGCATGCCGACGGGGATGTACACGAGACCAAGGTCAGGATCGGCGGAGTATGTTGCCCAGGCGTCGTTCTTCCCCACTCCATCCGTGCCGATCTTCGAGCCACTCGTCCACGTCTCGGAGCCGAACTCGCCCGGCTGCGGAATGAGGTCGAACTTCCAGAGTTGCTTCCCGGTGTGGGCGTCGAATCCACGAATGAAGCCGGGGATATTGTGTTTGTGCAGCGGGAAGTAGCCGTGGATCGATGAATTGCCGACGACGATCACATCACCCACGACGATCGCCGGCGAGCTGTTCGCGATCTCACCGAGCGCCGGGTCGATTCCCATCGTGCCGTCGGCGCCGATCTTCTTCACCGGATCCCACTTCTCGCCGGGACGTGCCTTACGAGCCGGCGCCGCTTCACTGATGATGAGCGGACCCGAATCGTCGACCGCGAGCGGCACGAGTGTGAATCCCAGTCCCTCCATGAGATCGACGACGCCGTTCTTGCCGAACTTGGAATCGGGGACGCCCGTCTTGGCGTCGATCGACGCAAGGTGATAACCCGGTGTGACGACGATGACGCGCTCATTCGTGCCGTCCGTCCAGTACGAGAGACCACGCCCGGAGTATTGCCGGGGCGCCTTCTGCCAGCGAATTCCCTCCTCGAGGCCCCACTTCCAGAGTGTCCGGCCCGTCGACGGATCGATCGCGAACGCGATGCGATGTGTCGTTGCGACTGTGAACAGCCGGCCGTTCGCGTACAGCGGCGTCGAGCGATAGTACTCGTCGGTGCCGAGGGCGCTGGCGTTCCATTGCCAGGCCACCTGCAGTGAGCTGAAGTTCGACGCGTCGATCTGAGTGAGCGCCGAGTAGCGCGTACTCCACGCGTCGGCGCCCCAATAACGCCACTCGCCGGGCGCGTTCCCGCGCACGAGCTGCTTTCCCTGACTCGCGCTCGACAGCTCGGTGCGCAGCAACAAAACGCCCATGGCCGACGCGAGCACCACCAGCGACACCGCGACCCAACGCCACTTCGCAACATGATACCGCATGGCTGCAGTTCCTCGTGTGAGAGCTCGATTCCTGGCGACGCGGAAGCCTAACGATTATCGCGCTTCGGCGCGATGGATGGCTTCGTCTCGATTCGGATCGTCCCGAGCACCGTCGTATCGGTTGGTAGTTCGTTCGGACCAACTGGCATCTGATTCAACTTGAGCAGATACGCTAACAGATCGGCGTACTGCTCTGGTTCGAGACTCCCCGGCTCGTTCTTGGGCATCATCGTGCTGATGTACCGGTACAGCTCCGAGAGGGAGTGCCCGTCCCATTTCTGAAAGGCCACGCCCGTGTGCGTCGCCGCCGTGTGACAGCTCGTGCACAGCGCCGCATACGCGTCCGCACCTCTCGACGCTTGTCCGGAGGTGTACACGCCGCTCTGCGTCGACCGCGACGCTGCGCCTGCGCTGTGCTGCGCCATCAACGAGTCCACCGGAATTGTGGTCACGCAGAGCGCGATTAAAACCGGCAAAACCAATTCTCGCATCAAGTGCCCGACATCCGGTCCCTGGTCTCTAACCCCTAGTCCCCAGCCCCTCAGATTGTCCGCTAACCTCGCCAGTGGACGGCCGGCCCGCCAGACGTCGGAGGCCGCCGCTCAACAACCATCCGAGCCCGACCACGATCAACAACAGCATCAACGACCGCATTGCACTCGCGAACCAGGCGGCATCCACCGACGGCCATTGCACGTGATACCGACGCAGCACGGCGCCGCGATCGAGCATCCAATGCCACGCGGTGTGCGCCACGAAGGCCGAGAGAATGATGGTACCTATCCGCTCGTCGACAACGCGTCGAAAGAGCAGCGTCAGCGCTGGAATTGCCAGCAGAAGAACGAGGATCTGTCCGAGCTCGACGCCCACATTGAAGGCGAAGAGCGATGTCACCAGATGTGATCCGGCAAACTGCAGCGATTCCCGAAGCGCGAAGGAGAAACCGAAGCCGTGGACGAGCCCAAAGCCGAACGCGACGATCCATCTTCGTTCGAGCTTCGGCCCGACGATGTTCTCGAGCGCCATGTACACGATCGAAAGCGCGATGAGCACCTCGATCAGCGGCGGGAACCATAGCGCGTCGGGGGCGAACCCGAGCACCGACGCCGCCAGCGTGAGACAGTGCGCGACCGTGAAGGACGTCACGATCGCGATCAGAGGACGCAACCGTCGAAATGGGATGACGAGGCAGAAAACAAAGAGCAGGTGATCGATGCCGTCCAGAATGTGGTGAAAGCCGAGCGAGACGAAGCGGAGGGCCGCCTGATGCCAGCGTGGATCCAAATAGACGAGTCCCGGGTCACCGATGTACTCGAAGGCCCGTTCGGCACCGTTAGGCGGCAGGTATCGCAGTACGGTCGTGGTGCGCAGGCCGAGCCGGGCGAGCGCCGGGTCGATCGAGAAGCGCGACTGCGGCGAGCCGATCGGGAATTCGATCAGGACGTCGAGTAGCGCCTGCTTCCAGTAGAGGTCCACACTCGAATCGAGTGGCGGCGCGTCGAGGTGGGTGAGCGCATCGTCGTATGTCGCGAAGGAGCGATCCGACGGCAGGGACACCCGCGCGGCAATAATCCGGGCGCCACTCAGCTTCGTGTCGCCCTCGTAGAGCGACAGGTAGCCCGCAAGCCACACCCGCGCCGCATCCTTCAGTAGGGCCGAAGCGCGCGGAATATCGAGGTAGCCCGGGCCGCGGAGCGGGAAATCGACGTCGCGCATTGCCTCGAGCGGCACGCGGAGGAGCACACGCAGCCGACTCGCCTCCGGCTTCACGAACGCGAGTACGATGACGCTCGGCGGAATCTCGTGCGCGACCGCGCGCGCCGGCAGCACGAGAATACTTGCGGCAACAACAGCGCACCAACCTAGACGCATACGGCCTTTAGGAAGTAGAATCACAGCGAATTTCTTTTCTAGCCCCTGGCCCTGGACCCTTGCACCTCGCCCCTAACCTCTAGCTGTTGGCCCCTGTCTTCAAGGAGCGTTTGATGCGGCGACGCAATCTGATTCTTGGCAGCACACTCGCAACAGCGATTGTCGCTCTCGGTATCGGCCAAGCAGCACTGCAGGGCGCCACGCGGCAGGCCGTGAACGCACCACGTTTCGAAGTCGATCCGCTTTGGCCCAAGCCTCTACCGAACCATTGGATTCTCGGCTCGACGATCGGCGTCGGCGTCGACTCGAAGGATCACGTCTTCATCATCCATCGCGGCGATTCGACGCTCAATCAGCGCACCGAGGCCGGGTCCGCGGCACATCCTCCACTCGGTGAATGCTGCGCGGCGGCTCCCCCGATCCTCGAGTTCGATCCCGAAGGCAATTTGGTGAAGGCATGGGGCGGACCGGGCGCAGGCTACGAGTGGCCCGAGTCGAATCACGGGATCTCGCTGGACGACAAGGACAACGTGTGGATCGGCGGCAACGGCCGGATGGATTCACATATTCTCAAATTCACGCACGACGGAAAATTCCTGATGCAGATCGGCACGCCGAAGCAGCCGGTCAACAGCAACGCGACCGATCACTTCGGCCGCGTAGCGAAGATTTCCTTCGACGTCAAAGCCCAGGAAGCGTTCGTCGCCGACGGCTACGGGAACAAGCGCGCAGTCGTGCTCGACATGAACACGGGGGCGGTGAAGCGCTTCTGGGGTGCGTACGGCAACACGCCGAAGGACACGAACATGGGGCCGTACAATCCCGACGCCGCACCGGCGCCCCAGTTCCGGAACCCCGTCCACTGCGCCGAGCCCACGAATGACGGATTGGTGTATGTCTGCGATCGCGTGAACGACCGCATCCAGGTCTTCCAGAAGAGCGGCAAGTTCGTGAAGGAGGAGCGCGTCTTCCCGCTGACGCGCGGCGACGGCTCCGTGTGGGACATCGCGTTCTCACGCGACCCGCAGCAGAAATATCTCTATCTCGCCGACGGGCGAAACGAGCGCGTGTATGTGATGGAGCGCCAGACGCTCAAGATCCTGACGATGTTCGGCGACGGTGGACGTCAGCCGGGCCAATTCTTCGCCGTGCACAGCATCGCCACCGACTCGAAGGGCAACATCTATACGACGGAGACATACGAGGGGAAGCGAATTCAGAAGTTCGTATACAAGGGGATCGGGCCCGTCTCGAAGATGAATCAGGGGGTGCTCTGGCCTCGAGCCAGGTAACGGCGAAAACGAAGTCTCTCGTTACGCCGTTATATCAACACGAGCCGGTCACGCTCGACGAGCCGGGACATTTGCGCCTAACGTGGGAGTGCGTTCCACGGCTGCGCACCTATCTCGCCGCACTCGGTCGCCATCGCCATCGCGCGACAGCTCTACAATTACGATCTCGCCCAGGCCAGGGACTTCGTCGAATCCCTCAGGGCCGGCCAACGACGCAGCGCCTGACCGTCACAGGCTGAGGTGCCTTCCCAGCGCCTCCAAGCTCGAGAGATTGTGGCAGGGCGCGAAGACGTCCGCTTGCGGCAGCGCCGCTTGCATCCCGCGCGTCAATGGCTTGTACGTGGGGTTGCCTAACAACGGGTTGAGCCACACGACGCGGCCGGCCCGCCGATGAATCGCGCGCATTGCGTCGCCGAGGATTTCCGGTTCGCCCGTATCCCAGCCGTCGCTGAGCACGATCACCACCGTGCGGCGGTCGATCAATCGCGGCCAACCCACGACGAAGTCGGCGATGCTCTCGCCAATCCGTGTACCACCAGACCAATCCGTCTCGGACCGCGTGAGACTGTCGAGCGCCGTGCGATATGTGTCGCGTGCGAGCGCTTCGGTGATTCGAACGAGGCGCGTGCTGAAGACGAAGGTCTCGACGCGCGCGAAGGCGTGCTGCAGCGCATAGAGAAGCTGCAACAGAAAGCGGCTGTACAGATCCATGGATCCGGACACGTCACAGAGCGCGACGAGCTTCGTCCGACGCAGCTTGCGCTCGCGCCGTGCCAACTCGATCGCGTCGCCGCCGGTTTTGAGGGAAAGGCGAATCGTCCGACGGAGATCCAGTCGCACGCCGTTGCCCGCGCGCGCCGGATGCCAGCGACGGCTGCGACGCGCGTTGAGCCGGCGCGCCAGCATCGCTGTGAGTCGCTCGATATCGGCCAGCTCCGTGCTCTCGAACGAAGCGAAGTCTTTCTTGCTACGCGAGTCGTTCGAGCTCGGCGACGACAAGCCAGGAGATTGTCCTTCGTCCATCGCGTCTCCGGCTTGCGCCCACCTCCTGAGCGCCCCGCCGGCAGCTTGCGGCTCCTGCGCTTTCGCGTTAGGCATGGAGCGCCGCCGACGAGATTGGCCCGCATCGGAGCCCGCTTGCGAGTCATCGCCCTGGTGCCACCATTCGGCGAAGAGCGCATCGAAAAGTGGCAAATCGTCGCGCCTCGTCGTGAGCAGCGCGCGAAGCGCGAGGTACAGCTCTGTTCGATCGGCAAGATCGAGCAGCGCCAGTGACCGCACTGCGTCGATCGACTCCGACGGTGTCACCTGCAGGCCTTTCTCGCGGAGGAGCCGGCAGAAACCGGTTACGCGCTCGATCACGTCAGTCGATTGCACATCTCACCCTGACCATCGCTCACGCTAACCCTCGCTCACGAGTACACTGAGGCCTTGCTCAGCGATGGCCGACCGAACGTCCCGGATGTCCGCGTCATCCTTGAGCACACATCCAAGCGTCTCGTCCACCAGCTCGTCGCCCAGGGCGTCGGCGCCTAACGCGACCAGCGCCTGCGCCCAGTCCAGCGACTCGGCAACGCCGGGCGTCTTCGACAGTTTGCGCCCACGAAGACGCTGAACGAATCGCACGACCTCGTCGGCGAGGCGAGCCTCGATTTGGGGCACCTTGTTGCGAACGATTCGCAATTCCTTATCGAACGTCGGGTAATCGACCCAGAGATAGAGGCAACGACGCCGCAGCGCCTCGGACAGCTCCCGGCTGCGATTGGAGGTCAGCACGACATAGGGCGGGTGCGTTGCGCTGATCGTGCCGATCTCGGGAATCGTGACCTGATGATCGCTTAGCACCTCGAGGAGAAAGGCCTCGAACTCCTCGTCGCTGCGGTCCACTTCGTCGACGAGCAGCACTGGCGATGCGTCAGCGTTCGTGATTGCGCGCAGCAGGGGCCGCTCGAGCAGAAACTCCCGGCTGAAGATCTCGGCCTCGCGCTCGCGTGTGCTAGCAGAGCTGCCCTCCTGCAGCTTGATGTGCAGGAGCTGCTTCGCATAGTTCCACTCGTACAACGCCGTGTTGACGTCGAGGCCCTCGTAGCACTGCAGGCGAATGAGCTCGGCTTCGAGCGCGCGGGCGAGGACCTTCGCGACTTCGGTCTTGCCGACGCCGGGATGTCCTTCGATCAGCAACGGCTTGTGGAGCGTCATCGCGAGGTACGCGGCCGTCGCGGTCGCGCGATCGGTGACATAGGCCTCACGCTCCATCGCATCCCGGAGCCGCGCGATCTCCTCTTTCACGCGTGTGCCTTCGCGAAGCTCGCCTTGCAATGCGGGCAGCAGAAGTAGTACGTCTCGCCGCCGACTTCGAGGCTGTGCCTCGCCGTCGCGCTGTCCACGCGCATGCCGCAGATCGGGTCCACCGCGGTGTCGTCATCCTGAGGAGCGGAGCGAACGCGCGGCGACGAAGGATCTACTCTGACTGCCTCTGTTGCCGGCTTCGACGAAAGGATGGGAGATCCTTCGCTGCGCTCAGCATGATGGCGACGCTGCACAATTTCGGCGAGAATGCTCAAGGCGATCTCACCTGGCGACATGCCGCCGATGTCGAGACCGGCGGGTGCTTTGACGCGTTCGAGTTGGTCGTTAGGCACGCCGCTTGCCCGCAGGTAGTCGAACAGAAACCGCGCTTTCTTCCGGCTGGCGACGAGGCCGACATAAGCGGCGTCGCTTCGCGCGGCGTGGGCGAGCGCGTCCTCGTCACCCACGCCCATCGTTGCAATGACGACCGCGTCGGCTTCGTTGGGCGACGCCACCCCGACATATCCAATCGCGCCCGCGAGATCGCTCAGCGCCCGGGCCACCGGCGTCTCGCCGAGGACGCAGAGGCGGGGCGCCGGCAGCATCGGCTCGAGATAGATCTCCACGCCACCCTCACCCTGGCAGGTCATTGGATAGTCGCGCACGCCGCGCGACGCGTCGGCCCGACTCGCGCCAGCGTTCATCCGCACGAGACGCGGCGCGCTCGCCGCGAGTGCCTCACGAGCCTCGTCAATGACGACGGGCCGTATGCAACCACCGCCAATCCATCCCTCGATCGTGCCGTCGGCGAGAACGACGGCCTTCGCCCCCGCCCGCACCGATTGCGGCGGATAGCTCGCCACAACGGTAGCGAGGACGAATGCCTCTCGCTTCGCCCGTAGTTCAGTGACACGCTCGAGAATATCAGTCACGCGCCAGCCTAGTCCCTAGTCCCTAGTGCCTAACCCCTAGTCTCTAACCCCTGCCTCTCTCAGGATCTTCCACACCTTGAACGGCGTAATCGGTATATCGATGTGCCGAACGCCCAGATGCCACAGCGCGTCCACGACCGCGTTCGCGATCGCCGGTGGTGCTCCAACGGTTGGACTCTCGGCGACACCCTTCGCGCCTAACGGGTGATGCGGACTCGGCGTCACGGTGCGATCCAACTCCCACGATGGCGTCTCCATCGCCGTCGGCAGCAGATAATCCATGAAGCTCCCGCCCTGGATGTTCCCCTGTTCGTCATACTGGATTTCTTCCATCAGCGCCGGCGCGAGCCCTTGCGTCAGGCCACCATGAATCTGTCCATCCACAATCATCGGATTGATGACGTTGCCGCAGTCGTCGACGGCAACAAACCGACGAACTTTCACTTCGCCAGTACCGCGATCTATATCGACGACGGCGATGTAGCTGCCAAATGGAAAAGTCAGATTCGGCGGATCGTAGTAGTGCGTCGCCTCGAGTCCCGCCTCCATACCTTGCGGATGATTCGTGTACGCGGCGAACGCAATTTCCTGAATCGTCTTCGCGCGATCGGGTGAGCCACGAACATGGAATTTCCCAGGCTCCCACTCGAGATCGTCTTCACTCGCCTCGAGGAGATACGCGGCGATCTTGCGCGCCTTGTCGCGGATCTTTCGCGCCGCCATTGCGCCTGCGGCACCAGCCGTCGGTGTCGAACGCGACGCGTACGTGCCGAGTCCGTACGGCGCAGTGTCGGTGTCACCTTCTTCCACCTGGACGTGGGCAGCGGGAATCCCGAGCTCCTGGGCGACGATCTGCGCGTACGTCGTTTCGTGTCCCTGGCCCTGCGACTTGGTGCCGAAGCGCGCGAGCGCCTTTCCTGTCGGGTGAATGCGAATCTCACACGAGTCGAACATCTTGAGCCCAAGAATGTCGAACGTGTGCGACGGTCCAGCTCCCACTGCTTCGGTGAAGCTCGAGATGCCGATCCCCATCAACTCGCCGCGAGCGCGCTTTTCTTCCTGCTCCCTCCGAAGATCCCAATAGCCGATCTTCATCATCGCCATCTCGAGCGCGGCTTTGTAATTGCCGCTGTCGTAGGACCAGCCCGTGGCCGACTGATAGGGGAATTGCTCCGGACGTATGAAGTTCTTCAACCGGAACTCGGCGGGATCCATGTTGAGCTCGTGCGCGGCGATGTCGGCCATGCGCTCGATGGTGTGAACGGCCTCGGTGACGCGGAACGAGCAACGGTAGGCGACGCCGCCGGGCGGCTTGTTGGTATAGGCCGCATCGACGGCAATGTGCGCAGCAGCCATGTCATACGATCCGGTCGCGATGCTGAACAGTCCCGCGGGAAACCTGGACGGATTCGCGGCGGCGTCGGCACAGCCGTGGTCGGCGAGCGTCTTGATTCGCATGCCGGTGATCGTACCGTCGTTCTTGAATGCCAATTCGGCATCGATATGGTAGTCTCGGGCGAACGAATCGGCCTGGAGATTCTCCATTCGATCTTCGATCCACTTGACCGGCTTGCCTAACAAGAACGAGACGGCGATGGCAATGACGTAGCCCGGATAGACGGGCACTTTGCCGCCGAA includes these proteins:
- a CDS encoding PQQ-binding-like beta-propeller repeat protein, translating into MRYHVAKWRWVAVSLVVLASAMGVLLLRTELSSASQGKQLVRGNAPGEWRYWGADAWSTRYSALTQIDASNFSSLQVAWQWNASALGTDEYYRSTPLYANGRLFTVATTHRIAFAIDPSTGRTLWKWGLEEGIRWQKAPRQYSGRGLSYWTDGTNERVIVVTPGYHLASIDAKTGVPDSKFGKNGVVDLMEGLGFTLVPLAVDDSGPLIISEAAPARKARPGEKWDPVKKIGADGTMGIDPALGEIANSSPAIVVGDVIVVGNSSIHGYFPLHKHNIPGFIRGFDAHTGKQLWKFDLIPQPGEFGSETWTSGSKIGTDGVGKNDAWATYSADPDLGLVYIPVGMPLIDEYGGHRPGNNLYSSSVVAIDVKTGKRRWHYQFVHHDIWDYDVPMAPNLLDVTVDGRPRKVLAATTKQGFVYTLDRVTGEPIWPMVETPVTQSEVPGEQTSKTQPIPSRPEPYSQQGLVESDLIDYTPAIKDSALKLAKRCRMGPYFLPAALADGSGPSRYKCAWYAPGASGGVNIDGGTAADPETGRIYVGSQSGLSTIQVQKDPCSEFRYSSPHDSCGLLGALPAPAGYVAQAGAQRGLGFEARAAGSTIGGVSILKPKQFGGVTAYDMNTGDKIWWIPNGVTTPVTSNDPLFAGVTLPSQPGRGQAQIITTKTLVIYGTGRSGGPPRPPYHLYAVDKATGKDVGQVQIPGKTTAVPMTFMHQGRQYIVFATGAGDKTALVALTLPKAGEGAGQTKR
- a CDS encoding cytochrome c → MTTIPVDSLMAQHSAGAASRSTQSGVYTSGQASRGADAYAALCTSCHTAATHTGVAFQKWDGHSLSELYRYISTMMPKNEPGSLEPEQYADLLAYLLKLNQMPVGPNELPTDTTVLGTIRIETKPSIAPKRDNR
- a CDS encoding HupE/UreJ family protein, producing the protein MRLGWCAVVAASILVLPARAVAHEIPPSVIVLAFVKPEASRLRVLLRVPLEAMRDVDFPLRGPGYLDIPRASALLKDAARVWLAGYLSLYEGDTKLSGARIIAARVSLPSDRSFATYDDALTHLDAPPLDSSVDLYWKQALLDVLIEFPIGSPQSRFSIDPALARLGLRTTTVLRYLPPNGAERAFEYIGDPGLVYLDPRWHQAALRFVSLGFHHILDGIDHLLFVFCLVIPFRRLRPLIAIVTSFTVAHCLTLAASVLGFAPDALWFPPLIEVLIALSIVYMALENIVGPKLERRWIVAFGFGLVHGFGFSFALRESLQFAGSHLVTSLFAFNVGVELGQILVLLLAIPALTLLFRRVVDERIGTIILSAFVAHTAWHWMLDRGAVLRRYHVQWPSVDAAWFASAMRSLMLLLIVVGLGWLLSGGLRRLAGRPSTGEVSGQSEGLGTRG
- a CDS encoding VWA domain-containing protein is translated as MQSTDVIERVTGFCRLLREKGLQVTPSESIDAVRSLALLDLADRTELYLALRALLTTRRDDLPLFDALFAEWWHQGDDSQAGSDAGQSRRRRSMPNAKAQEPQAAGGALRRWAQAGDAMDEGQSPGLSSPSSNDSRSKKDFASFESTELADIERLTAMLARRLNARRSRRWHPARAGNGVRLDLRRTIRLSLKTGGDAIELARRERKLRRTKLVALCDVSGSMDLYSRFLLQLLYALQHAFARVETFVFSTRLVRITEALARDTYRTALDSLTRSETDWSGGTRIGESIADFVVGWPRLIDRRTVVIVLSDGWDTGEPEILGDAMRAIHRRAGRVVWLNPLLGNPTYKPLTRGMQAALPQADVFAPCHNLSSLEALGRHLSL
- a CDS encoding MoxR family ATPase, encoding MKEEIARLRDAMEREAYVTDRATATAAYLAMTLHKPLLIEGHPGVGKTEVAKVLARALEAELIRLQCYEGLDVNTALYEWNYAKQLLHIKLQEGSSASTREREAEIFSREFLLERPLLRAITNADASPVLLVDEVDRSDEEFEAFLLEVLSDHQVTIPEIGTISATHPPYVVLTSNRSRELSEALRRRCLYLWVDYPTFDKELRIVRNKVPQIEARLADEVVRFVQRLRGRKLSKTPGVAESLDWAQALVALGADALGDELVDETLGCVLKDDADIRDVRSAIAEQGLSVLVSEG
- a CDS encoding XdhC family protein produces the protein MTDILERVTELRAKREAFVLATVVASYPPQSVRAGAKAVVLADGTIEGWIGGGCIRPVVIDEAREALAASAPRLVRMNAGASRADASRGVRDYPMTCQGEGGVEIYLEPMLPAPRLCVLGETPVARALSDLAGAIGYVGVASPNEADAVVIATMGVGDEDALAHAARSDAAYVGLVASRKKARFLFDYLRASGVPNDQLERVKAPAGLDIGGMSPGEIALSILAEIVQRRHHAERSEGSPILSSKPATEAVRVDPSSPRVRSAPQDDDTAVDPICGMRVDSATARHSLEVGGETYYFCCPHCKASFAKAHA
- a CDS encoding aerobic carbon-monoxide dehydrogenase large subunit, whose amino-acid sequence is MTMPHTSPEISGMGHSMKRKEDGRFIRGKGNFVDDVVLPDMLFMDIARSPFPHAKILKIDSSRALATPGVLAVITGRDLEKYNLHMMPTLMSDTQMVLPTDRVVYQSQEVAAVIATSRYAAADGVAAVDVEYDPLPPVVDPYKAIEKGSTLVRPDRKDTNHIWHWEAGDKAATDRVFSEADRTVSQHLYLPRIHVSSIETCGCVASYDKANEKLTVYMTTQAPHAVRTVVALVAGHVGLSEERIRIISPDIGGGFGGKVPVYPGYVIAIAVSFLLGKPVKWIEDRMENLQADSFARDYHIDAELAFKNDGTITGMRIKTLADHGCADAAANPSRFPAGLFSIATGSYDMAAAHIAVDAAYTNKPPGGVAYRCSFRVTEAVHTIERMADIAAHELNMDPAEFRLKNFIRPEQFPYQSATGWSYDSGNYKAALEMAMMKIGYWDLRREQEEKRARGELMGIGISSFTEAVGAGPSHTFDILGLKMFDSCEIRIHPTGKALARFGTKSQGQGHETTYAQIVAQELGIPAAHVQVEEGDTDTAPYGLGTYASRSTPTAGAAGAMAARKIRDKARKIAAYLLEASEDDLEWEPGKFHVRGSPDRAKTIQEIAFAAYTNHPQGMEAGLEATHYYDPPNLTFPFGSYIAVVDIDRGTGEVKVRRFVAVDDCGNVINPMIVDGQIHGGLTQGLAPALMEEIQYDEQGNIQGGSFMDYLLPTAMETPSWELDRTVTPSPHHPLGAKGVAESPTVGAPPAIANAVVDALWHLGVRHIDIPITPFKVWKILREAGVRD